In the genome of Sciurus carolinensis chromosome 3, mSciCar1.2, whole genome shotgun sequence, one region contains:
- the Tfpi gene encoding tissue factor pathway inhibitor isoform X1 — translation MIYAMQKEHVFWASVCLLLCLAPVPLNAVPEEDEEHTNITGTKLPPLKLIHSFCALKADDGPCKAMMKRFFFNILTQQCEEFVYGGCEGNQNRFESLEECKEKCAVGYPKKTLRKTLRKEKPDFCFLEEDAGICRGYITRYFYSNQSKQCERFKYGGCLGNPNNFESLEECRNTCEDVSNDFQVDDYRTQLDSKNNISVTSQPTKVPSLWEFHGPSWCLTPADRGLCQASEKRFYYNSVIGKCRPFKYSGCGGNENNFTSKRACVRSCIKGFIQRISKEGLIKTKRKRKKQTVKIVYEEVFIKKI, via the exons ATGATTTATGCAATGCAGAAAGAACACGTGTTCTGGGCTTCTGTATGCCTGTTGCTTTGTCTTGCCCCTGTGCCTCTTAATGCTGTTCCTGAGGAAGATGAAGAACACACAAATATTACAG GTACTAAGTTGCCACCACTGAAATTGATACATTCATTTTGTGCATTGAAGGCGGATGATGGGCCATGCAAAGCAAtgatgaagagattttttttcaatattctcactcagcaatgtgaagaattTGTTTATGGGGGCTGTGAAGGAAATCAGAATCGATTTGAAAGTTTGGAAGAGTGCAAAGAAAAATGTGCAGTTG GTTATCCAAAGAAGACTCTAAGGAAGACATTGAGAAAAG aAAAGCCAGATTTCTGCTTTTTGGAAGAAGATGCTGGAATCTGTCGAGGTTATATTACCAGGTATTTTTATAGCAATCAGTCAAAACAGTGTGAGCGTTTCAAGTACGGTGGGTGCCTGGGCAATCCAAACAACTTTGAATCATTGGAAGAATGCAGGAACACCTGTGAGGATGTAT CAAATGATTTCCAGGTGGATGATTATAGAACACAGCTTGATTCTAAAAACAATATCTCTGTGACTTCCCAACCTACCAAAGTTCCCAGCCTTTGGG aatttcatgGTCCCTCATGGTGTCTCACCCCAGCAGACAGAGGACTGTGTCAAGCCAGTGAAAAGAGATTCTATTATAATTCAGTCATTGGGAAATGCCGCCCATTTAAGTATAGTGGATGTggtggaaatgaaaataattttacttctaaaaGAGCATGTGTTAGGTCATGTATAAAAG GTTTCATCCAAAGGATATCAAAAGAAggactaattaaaacaaaaagaaaaagaaagaagcagacaGTAAAAATAGTATATGAAGAAGTTTTTATTAAGAAGATATAA
- the Tfpi gene encoding tissue factor pathway inhibitor isoform X2, producing the protein MIYAMQKEHVFWASVCLLLCLAPVPLNAVPEEDEEHTNITGTKLPPLKLIHSFCALKADDGPCKAMMKRFFFNILTQQCEEFVYGGCEGNQNRFESLEECKEKCAVGYPKKTLRKTLRKEKPDFCFLEEDAGICRGYITRYFYSNQSKQCERFKYGGCLGNPNNFESLEECRNTCEDVSNDFQVDDYRTQLDSKNNISVTSQPTKVPSLWVTKERTNDGWKKTDHTYQVFLIAFCIYVSMFLLALDSIL; encoded by the exons ATGATTTATGCAATGCAGAAAGAACACGTGTTCTGGGCTTCTGTATGCCTGTTGCTTTGTCTTGCCCCTGTGCCTCTTAATGCTGTTCCTGAGGAAGATGAAGAACACACAAATATTACAG GTACTAAGTTGCCACCACTGAAATTGATACATTCATTTTGTGCATTGAAGGCGGATGATGGGCCATGCAAAGCAAtgatgaagagattttttttcaatattctcactcagcaatgtgaagaattTGTTTATGGGGGCTGTGAAGGAAATCAGAATCGATTTGAAAGTTTGGAAGAGTGCAAAGAAAAATGTGCAGTTG GTTATCCAAAGAAGACTCTAAGGAAGACATTGAGAAAAG aAAAGCCAGATTTCTGCTTTTTGGAAGAAGATGCTGGAATCTGTCGAGGTTATATTACCAGGTATTTTTATAGCAATCAGTCAAAACAGTGTGAGCGTTTCAAGTACGGTGGGTGCCTGGGCAATCCAAACAACTTTGAATCATTGGAAGAATGCAGGAACACCTGTGAGGATGTAT CAAATGATTTCCAGGTGGATGATTATAGAACACAGCTTGATTCTAAAAACAATATCTCTGTGACTTCCCAACCTACCAAAGTTCCCAGCCTTTGGG ttacaaaagaaagaacaaatgatgGTTGGAAGAAAACTGATCATACTTACCAAGTGTTTCTGATCGCCTTCTGCATTTATGTATCCATGTTCTTATTAGCGTTGGATAGCATTTTATGA
- the Tfpi gene encoding tissue factor pathway inhibitor isoform X3: protein MIYAMQKEHVFWASVCLLLCLAPVPLNAVPEEDEEHTNITGTKLPPLKLIHSFCALKADDGPCKAMMKRFFFNILTQQCEEFVYGGCEGNQNRFESLEECKEKCAVGYPKKTLRKTLRKEKPDFCFLEEDAGICRGYITRYFYSNQSKQCERFKYGGCLGNPNNFESLEECRNTCEDVSNDFQVDDYRTQLDSKNNISVTSQPTKVPSLWVTKERTNDGWKKTDHTYQVFLIAFCIYPPLLLYINS from the exons ATGATTTATGCAATGCAGAAAGAACACGTGTTCTGGGCTTCTGTATGCCTGTTGCTTTGTCTTGCCCCTGTGCCTCTTAATGCTGTTCCTGAGGAAGATGAAGAACACACAAATATTACAG GTACTAAGTTGCCACCACTGAAATTGATACATTCATTTTGTGCATTGAAGGCGGATGATGGGCCATGCAAAGCAAtgatgaagagattttttttcaatattctcactcagcaatgtgaagaattTGTTTATGGGGGCTGTGAAGGAAATCAGAATCGATTTGAAAGTTTGGAAGAGTGCAAAGAAAAATGTGCAGTTG GTTATCCAAAGAAGACTCTAAGGAAGACATTGAGAAAAG aAAAGCCAGATTTCTGCTTTTTGGAAGAAGATGCTGGAATCTGTCGAGGTTATATTACCAGGTATTTTTATAGCAATCAGTCAAAACAGTGTGAGCGTTTCAAGTACGGTGGGTGCCTGGGCAATCCAAACAACTTTGAATCATTGGAAGAATGCAGGAACACCTGTGAGGATGTAT CAAATGATTTCCAGGTGGATGATTATAGAACACAGCTTGATTCTAAAAACAATATCTCTGTGACTTCCCAACCTACCAAAGTTCCCAGCCTTTGGG ttacaaaagaaagaacaaatgatgGTTGGAAGAAAACTGATCATACTTACCAAGTGTTTCTGATCGCCTTCTGCATTTAT CCCCCTTTGCTTCTATACATCAACTCTTAA